One Lysinibacillus fusiformis genomic window carries:
- a CDS encoding Asp23/Gls24 family envelope stress response protein, which translates to MMTNKALTNSMQYQIGLMVILLLSSFMAPFILLYPIQELLYRPQEYFLFEPFFQAYIILMAVLIAMAMLLLVNLLVTPQTEKGKYVKRGILGAFLALAGACSFLSINNYQFMDTKGMHMNHFFSLQADVTSWQDIASVEQINVKKNGVTVPDKLIFTLHDGSTIEQPFTSKLRNAKQSIISELGKYGLTIENKFSEDE; encoded by the coding sequence ATGATGACGAATAAGGCACTTACAAACAGTATGCAATACCAAATTGGATTGATGGTTATTTTACTTCTTTCAAGCTTTATGGCGCCTTTTATTTTGTTGTATCCAATACAAGAGCTTTTATATCGCCCGCAAGAATATTTTCTGTTTGAGCCCTTTTTTCAAGCATATATTATTTTGATGGCAGTTTTAATAGCGATGGCAATGCTGTTACTAGTAAATCTATTAGTAACACCTCAAACAGAAAAAGGGAAATATGTTAAACGTGGAATACTAGGAGCATTTTTAGCCCTGGCTGGAGCCTGTTCGTTTTTATCTATTAATAACTATCAATTTATGGATACAAAAGGCATGCATATGAATCATTTTTTTAGTTTACAAGCGGATGTTACAAGCTGGCAAGATATAGCGAGTGTTGAGCAAATAAATGTGAAAAAAAATGGTGTAACCGTACCAGATAAACTTATTTTCACATTACACGATGGTTCAACAATTGAACAACCTTTTACAAGCAAATTAAGGAACGCGAAACAATCGATTATTAGTGAATTGGGTAAGTATGGACTTACAATTGAAAATAAATTTAGTGAAGATGAATAA
- a CDS encoding pseudouridine synthase, with protein MERLQKVIAYAGVASRRKAEQLIVEGKVKVNGVVVRELGTKVSNSDTIEVEGVKLEKEDKVYYLLYKPRGTISAVTDDKGRKTVTDLFKYIPQRIFPVGRLDYDTSGLLLLTNDGEFSYMLTHPKFKIDKTYIARVKGVPTVEGLKKLQRGIKLEDGKTAPAKVSMTSFDEQAGKAICEITIHEGRNRQVRRMFEAIGTPVVKLKRERFAFLDLYGLTPGEYRELSKHEVKQLRVLAETGQIG; from the coding sequence ATGGAAAGATTACAGAAAGTCATTGCTTATGCAGGTGTTGCGTCTAGGCGTAAAGCGGAGCAATTGATAGTAGAAGGTAAGGTAAAGGTCAACGGTGTTGTGGTACGTGAGCTCGGCACAAAGGTGTCTAACTCAGATACAATTGAGGTTGAAGGCGTAAAACTTGAAAAAGAGGATAAAGTATATTATTTACTATATAAACCACGTGGTACTATTTCTGCTGTGACAGATGATAAAGGACGCAAAACTGTCACAGATTTATTTAAGTATATACCGCAACGTATCTTCCCAGTAGGACGTCTTGATTATGATACATCTGGGTTATTGCTATTAACAAATGATGGCGAATTTTCCTATATGCTGACACATCCTAAGTTTAAAATTGACAAAACGTATATTGCACGTGTCAAAGGTGTGCCAACAGTTGAAGGCTTAAAAAAGCTACAGCGTGGTATTAAGTTAGAGGATGGTAAAACAGCACCGGCTAAAGTGAGTATGACTTCTTTTGACGAGCAAGCGGGTAAGGCAATTTGTGAAATTACCATTCATGAAGGGCGTAACCGACAAGTACGTCGCATGTTCGAGGCAATCGGCACACCTGTTGTCAAGCTGAAACGTGAGCGTTTTGCCTTTTTAGATCTTTATGGCCTAACACCAGGAGAATACCGTGAATTGTCCAAGCATGAAGTGAAGCAACTGCGCGTGTTAGCTGAAACTGGACAGATCGGCTAA
- the resA gene encoding thiol-disulfide oxidoreductase ResA encodes MEKKKKRLVTRTVILVILALAIGYTVYGTATKEKVELVAVGSEAPDFTLVDLNGEKHKLSDYRGQGVFLNFWGTWCKPCEKEMPAMDNQYQNYKDQGVQTLAVNIAQTDFEVQNFVDKYELSFPVVIDKTKSVMTAYNVGNLPATIMIDPDGKVAKIITGEMTEANIASYMELVKPE; translated from the coding sequence ATGGAGAAAAAGAAGAAACGTCTCGTAACACGGACAGTTATTTTAGTAATTTTAGCGCTAGCGATTGGTTACACAGTATACGGAACGGCAACAAAGGAGAAAGTAGAGTTAGTAGCAGTAGGCTCTGAAGCACCAGACTTCACGTTAGTAGATTTGAACGGTGAGAAACATAAACTGTCTGATTATAGAGGACAGGGGGTATTTTTGAACTTCTGGGGAACTTGGTGTAAGCCTTGTGAAAAGGAAATGCCTGCTATGGACAACCAATACCAAAACTATAAAGATCAGGGTGTACAAACATTAGCTGTGAACATTGCACAAACAGATTTCGAGGTGCAGAACTTTGTTGATAAGTATGAATTATCATTTCCAGTAGTTATTGACAAAACGAAGAGCGTTATGACTGCTTATAACGTCGGAAATTTACCAGCTACCATTATGATTGACCCAGATGGTAAGGTAGCAAAAATTATTACAGGTGAAATGACGGAGGCGAATATCGCTTCTTACATGGAATTAGTAAAGCCAGAATAA
- the resB gene encoding cytochrome c biogenesis protein ResB encodes MENITCACGHSNPYGTKLCEKCGRPLTEEEKQNKVVDMRYDGTAIRSKTYNKSIVDKIWNFFSSVKVGISLIIITLIAASIGTLLPQEFYVNASDVNKEAYYEDVYGTFGKVYYALGLSDLYSSWWFQILVGMLGVSIIIASLDRGLPLYKSLKNQRVKRHESFMKRQRIVAEGQVTASPEETLDKVEKKMTEMKYNVRRDGSALLAEKGRFSRYGPYINHVGLILFLGGVMLRLVPGFYVDESIWVREGETRAVTGMDGYFIESRDFILETHDNTPQGEQLKQGVNVVAKNFQTDITLYKQHENAIAGDTENLEKVKDYSIRVNHPLKEEGFAVYQMDYRLNELKKMNFQLVNKATEQSLGKVEIDLTNPEKEYDLGNGASVKLLLYTPDFSGFEDGVPQTATSVPNNPAFLFKMTTPETPEGETSFVAIKNTIEPLGDNQYKMKFEGVETRDMSGFTVRKDRTIPILFVGGVIFMIGVAIGSYWNHRRLWLQVDPDGGVVMAAHVNKNMFSMKKDLDAVTAFAGLPQYIDQLEKAEEGEESTDGGIKEKEGDNTL; translated from the coding sequence ATGGAAAATATCACTTGTGCTTGTGGTCATAGTAACCCGTACGGCACGAAGCTCTGTGAGAAATGTGGTCGTCCATTAACCGAAGAAGAAAAACAAAATAAAGTTGTTGATATGCGATACGATGGTACCGCTATTCGTTCGAAAACTTACAACAAATCAATTGTTGATAAGATTTGGAATTTCTTCTCAAGTGTTAAAGTTGGGATATCGTTAATTATTATCACATTGATTGCTGCTTCAATCGGGACATTGCTACCACAAGAGTTTTATGTGAATGCTTCGGATGTTAACAAAGAGGCTTATTACGAGGACGTATATGGTACATTCGGTAAAGTTTATTATGCATTAGGACTATCAGATTTATATAGCTCTTGGTGGTTCCAAATTTTAGTTGGAATGCTGGGCGTATCTATTATTATTGCCAGTCTAGACCGTGGTTTACCACTTTATAAGTCATTAAAAAACCAACGTGTCAAACGCCATGAAAGTTTCATGAAGCGCCAGCGCATTGTGGCAGAGGGACAAGTAACAGCTAGTCCTGAAGAGACGCTTGATAAAGTTGAAAAGAAAATGACGGAGATGAAATATAATGTCCGTCGAGATGGCAGTGCGCTACTTGCAGAAAAAGGTCGTTTCTCTCGTTACGGTCCGTACATAAACCATGTCGGCCTAATACTCTTTTTAGGTGGGGTTATGCTACGTTTAGTCCCTGGCTTCTATGTCGATGAGTCGATATGGGTTCGTGAAGGCGAAACACGTGCAGTTACTGGCATGGACGGTTATTTTATTGAAAGCCGTGATTTTATTTTAGAAACACATGATAATACACCACAAGGTGAACAGCTTAAGCAAGGCGTTAACGTAGTTGCGAAAAACTTCCAAACAGATATTACGTTATACAAACAACATGAAAATGCTATTGCTGGTGATACAGAAAATCTTGAAAAAGTAAAAGATTATTCGATTCGTGTCAATCATCCATTAAAAGAAGAAGGCTTTGCTGTCTATCAAATGGATTATCGTCTAAACGAATTAAAGAAAATGAATTTTCAATTAGTGAATAAAGCAACTGAGCAATCACTTGGTAAAGTAGAAATTGATTTAACCAATCCAGAAAAAGAGTACGATTTAGGAAATGGTGCATCTGTAAAACTACTTCTTTACACACCAGACTTCTCAGGCTTTGAAGATGGTGTACCGCAAACAGCAACATCGGTTCCGAATAATCCGGCATTTTTATTTAAAATGACGACACCTGAAACACCAGAAGGCGAAACAAGCTTTGTTGCCATAAAAAATACAATCGAACCGCTTGGTGACAACCAATACAAAATGAAATTTGAAGGTGTGGAAACACGTGATATGTCTGGCTTCACCGTTCGTAAGGACCGCACAATTCCTATTTTATTTGTGGGTGGAGTTATTTTCATGATTGGTGTAGCGATTGGTTCCTATTGGAATCACCGTCGTCTATGGTTACAAGTGGACCCAGATGGTGGAGTGGTAATGGCTGCCCATGTAAACAAAAATATGTTTAGTATGAAAAAAGATTTAGATGCCGTGACTGCCTTTGCTGGGCTACCGCAATATATAGATCAGTTAGAGAAGGCAGAGGAAGGCGAAGAGTCCACGGATGGTGGCATTAAAGAAAAGGAAGGTGACAACACCTTATGA